From a region of the Paenarthrobacter aurescens TC1 genome:
- a CDS encoding putative sugar transporter (identified by match to protein family HMM PF07690), with protein MVVSDPGAGQGATTSLSSSPAPVPVEKAPVRVIATMVGARLGLMTALFTPIVAGMTLKVQTLVPAADVAGTLGAVISMGAFAAMLFDPVFGRLSDRTVGRFGRRRPWLVAGALGLLASLGLIAAAPNTVVLGLGWFLAQALGNAAVAAHTATLADQIPTWQRGKVSGMIGIAQQAASLGAAYSAGFLGANMLLLFLVPGTISFGLVLVFALVLPDKAIARRPRGEGGLRTALKTFWVNPRKHPDFAFAWVSRFLVVLAMFMFVTFRLLYLQQDLHLPKAEAASTLATGVLIYTLTLMVAGQAAGWLSDRLGRRKVFIWASAIVFGVGTYMLSTASSTTGFYWAEAVIGMGFGIYVAVDLALVVDVLPNPDDTAKDLGVFNIAVAAPQALAPGLSAALLAAGGGGYDLMLAVAAGIALLGALTILPVKKVR; from the coding sequence ATGGTTGTGTCTGATCCCGGCGCCGGACAAGGAGCGACCACGTCGCTGTCCAGCTCGCCCGCCCCTGTCCCGGTCGAAAAGGCCCCGGTCCGTGTCATTGCCACCATGGTGGGCGCTAGGCTCGGCTTAATGACGGCCCTTTTCACGCCGATCGTGGCGGGAATGACTCTCAAGGTGCAGACCCTTGTTCCCGCGGCCGACGTCGCTGGAACACTCGGGGCTGTCATCTCCATGGGCGCGTTCGCCGCGATGCTCTTCGACCCGGTCTTCGGACGGCTCAGCGACCGGACTGTCGGTCGCTTCGGCCGACGCCGGCCGTGGCTGGTTGCTGGGGCGCTGGGTTTGCTGGCGAGCCTTGGACTCATCGCGGCCGCGCCTAACACAGTCGTCCTGGGTCTCGGGTGGTTCCTTGCCCAAGCTCTGGGCAACGCCGCGGTCGCTGCTCATACGGCAACCCTGGCGGACCAGATCCCCACTTGGCAGCGCGGCAAAGTCAGCGGCATGATCGGTATCGCCCAGCAGGCCGCCAGCCTCGGGGCGGCCTACTCCGCCGGCTTCCTCGGGGCGAACATGCTTCTGCTTTTCCTGGTCCCTGGAACAATTTCGTTTGGGCTGGTGCTCGTTTTCGCGTTGGTGCTGCCGGACAAGGCCATAGCCCGCCGGCCCCGGGGGGAGGGTGGTCTGCGCACGGCGCTGAAGACGTTCTGGGTGAACCCGCGCAAACACCCTGACTTCGCCTTCGCCTGGGTGTCCCGCTTTCTCGTGGTACTCGCAATGTTCATGTTCGTCACCTTCCGGCTCCTCTACCTGCAACAGGACCTGCACCTGCCCAAGGCCGAGGCGGCCAGCACTTTGGCGACCGGCGTGCTCATCTACACCTTGACCCTCATGGTCGCCGGCCAAGCCGCCGGCTGGCTGTCCGACCGGCTGGGTCGACGGAAGGTCTTCATCTGGGCATCCGCCATCGTTTTCGGCGTCGGCACCTATATGCTCAGCACCGCCAGCTCCACCACAGGCTTCTACTGGGCTGAGGCCGTGATCGGTATGGGCTTCGGGATCTACGTCGCGGTTGACCTCGCCCTTGTCGTGGACGTCCTGCCTAACCCGGACGACACAGCCAAGGACCTGGGCGTGTTCAATATCGCCGTGGCAGCACCCCAGGCCCTGGCCCCGGGCCTATCGGCCGCCCTGCTGGCTGCCGGCGGTGGCGGTTATGACCTCATGCTCGCCGTGGCCGCCGGCATCGCCCTGCTCGGTGCCCTTACGATCCTCCCCGTCAAAAAGGTGCGCTGA
- a CDS encoding glycosyl hydrolase family protein (identified by similarity to GB:AAC38196.1; match to protein family HMM PF00933; match to protein family HMM PF01915), which yields MLTTSQSTTKTKKASVNATQPRTEDALENAIRSLDLTAKIRLLSGARMFSLHADAAIGLEEIVMSDGPTGVRGEEVVGGRESCLLPNATLLAQTWDPGILAEVGGILAEEAMDQKTHIVLGPTINLHRSPLGGRLFECFSEDPYLTGILAAAYVKSLQRRGIGASPKHFLANESETQRTTVDCIVDERALRELYLLPFEIVDRDARPWTVMASYNSVNGTTATEHDELINRILKGEWGFDGLVMSDWFATKQAAESANAGLDLVMPGPQTVWSDSLEKAVRAGAVSEEAIDDHVRRLLRLAARVGAFAGSRNWPTAVPRPDGDLRREQLRRIAAEGMTVLKNDGGILPLAPGAGTVAVIGRHATDTVAQGGGSARVRPPHVVSIADGITSALGRDSVTVVDGVETRTRLMATSPSLVRDPETGTAGMRVRAFDEHGHVIESRHFDVAELEVAEDGWLAAAARIELSADVALPAPARMRVGVIGPGDWSLSASGHQESFTVTPHQGPGGGLHRPKSHASVVALEPGTRITATTGPHFEMRIIGLVLTAAPRAAAAAIREAVEAAAHADTAIVVLGNTQEQETEGQDKKTLALPGEQDALVAAVAAVAPRTVVVVNAATPVLMPWLDDVDAVLFAGLPGQEAGEAVAAALTGDIEPAGRLVTTFPAHDGDGPAWSTTPTEGRLVYTEGTRIGYRGWHASGTEPMFWFGHGLGYTTWDYASAAVTGEDGPAVAEVTVALTNTGSRQGKETVQAYIIPEDPDEPARLIGWGQISLGPGENGNVRITCDPRTQRIWDPAGQAWQPLNGGTLAVARGLGDIRIKLQLDGVQEA from the coding sequence GTGCTTACGACCAGCCAATCCACAACGAAGACGAAGAAGGCCAGCGTGAACGCCACCCAGCCCCGCACCGAGGACGCCCTCGAGAACGCCATCCGTTCCCTCGACCTCACAGCGAAGATCCGTCTCCTCTCCGGGGCGAGGATGTTCAGCCTCCACGCTGATGCTGCCATCGGCCTCGAGGAAATCGTGATGTCCGACGGGCCCACCGGGGTCCGCGGCGAGGAGGTCGTGGGCGGGCGCGAGAGTTGCCTTCTTCCGAACGCGACCCTCCTCGCCCAAACCTGGGACCCCGGAATCCTCGCCGAAGTCGGGGGGATCCTCGCGGAGGAAGCGATGGACCAGAAGACCCACATCGTTCTCGGCCCGACTATCAACCTTCACCGCAGCCCCCTCGGCGGCAGGCTCTTCGAGTGCTTCAGTGAGGACCCCTACCTCACGGGCATCCTTGCAGCCGCGTATGTGAAATCTCTCCAACGCAGGGGCATCGGAGCGTCTCCCAAGCACTTCCTTGCCAATGAATCCGAGACCCAGCGAACGACGGTCGACTGCATCGTGGACGAGCGGGCACTGCGTGAGCTGTACCTGCTGCCGTTCGAAATCGTGGATCGCGATGCCCGCCCGTGGACCGTGATGGCCTCCTATAACAGCGTCAACGGCACCACCGCCACCGAGCATGATGAGCTCATCAACCGGATCCTCAAGGGCGAGTGGGGCTTCGACGGGCTGGTCATGTCCGACTGGTTCGCCACCAAGCAGGCCGCCGAAAGCGCCAACGCCGGCCTTGACCTGGTCATGCCCGGACCGCAGACGGTCTGGAGCGACTCGCTCGAGAAGGCCGTCCGTGCCGGCGCCGTGAGCGAGGAGGCCATCGACGACCACGTCCGCCGCCTACTGCGGCTCGCCGCACGCGTCGGCGCCTTCGCCGGGTCCCGCAACTGGCCCACCGCGGTCCCCCGCCCAGATGGCGACCTTCGCCGCGAACAGCTGCGCCGAATCGCGGCCGAAGGCATGACGGTACTCAAAAACGACGGTGGCATCCTCCCCCTCGCCCCTGGGGCCGGAACTGTCGCGGTGATCGGCCGGCACGCCACCGACACCGTCGCCCAAGGCGGCGGTTCTGCCCGTGTCCGTCCCCCGCACGTGGTCAGCATCGCCGACGGCATCACATCCGCCCTCGGAAGGGACAGCGTCACGGTCGTCGACGGCGTCGAGACGCGCACACGGCTTATGGCGACATCTCCCTCCCTCGTCCGCGACCCGGAGACAGGCACAGCAGGCATGCGGGTCCGCGCCTTCGACGAACATGGCCACGTCATCGAATCCCGCCACTTTGATGTGGCCGAACTAGAGGTCGCCGAAGACGGGTGGCTCGCCGCCGCCGCCCGGATCGAGCTCTCGGCCGACGTCGCACTCCCCGCCCCTGCGAGGATGCGCGTCGGAGTCATCGGCCCGGGAGACTGGAGCCTGAGCGCTTCAGGCCACCAGGAGTCGTTCACCGTCACCCCTCATCAGGGCCCCGGCGGCGGGCTTCATCGCCCCAAGAGCCATGCCTCCGTCGTCGCACTCGAACCGGGGACTCGAATCACCGCCACCACGGGACCGCACTTTGAGATGCGTATCATCGGGCTCGTCCTCACCGCCGCTCCCAGGGCGGCCGCAGCCGCGATCCGGGAAGCCGTGGAAGCAGCCGCCCATGCAGACACCGCGATCGTCGTCTTAGGCAACACCCAGGAGCAGGAAACAGAGGGCCAGGACAAAAAGACCCTCGCCCTGCCAGGAGAGCAGGACGCCCTCGTTGCCGCCGTGGCCGCCGTCGCCCCGCGCACCGTCGTCGTGGTCAACGCCGCAACACCGGTCCTGATGCCCTGGCTTGACGACGTCGACGCCGTCCTCTTCGCTGGGCTTCCCGGCCAGGAGGCCGGGGAGGCTGTAGCGGCCGCCCTCACCGGGGACATCGAGCCTGCCGGCCGCCTGGTCACCACCTTTCCCGCTCACGATGGCGACGGACCCGCATGGTCCACCACACCGACCGAGGGCCGTCTCGTCTATACCGAGGGGACCCGCATCGGCTACCGGGGATGGCACGCCTCCGGAACCGAGCCGATGTTCTGGTTCGGACACGGTCTCGGCTACACAACCTGGGACTACGCCTCGGCCGCAGTCACAGGCGAGGACGGCCCTGCCGTCGCCGAAGTCACCGTCGCACTGACTAACACCGGATCCCGCCAGGGGAAGGAGACCGTGCAGGCTTACATCATCCCTGAAGACCCGGACGAGCCAGCCCGGCTCATCGGATGGGGCCAGATTTCCCTCGGCCCCGGCGAAAACGGTAATGTTCGCATCACGTGCGACCCCCGCACACAACGTATCTGGGACCCAGCAGGCCAGGCATGGCAACCGCTAAACGGCGGCACCCTTGCCGTCGCCCGCGGCTTGGGCGACATCCGGATCAAGCTCCAACTCGACGGCGTACAGGAGGCCTAG
- a CDS encoding putative transcriptional regulator, TetR family (identified by match to protein family HMM PF00440), giving the protein MSYPPGYRIERERSRVGKAGDAARAKAIQAAIELFSTSGYNKTSIAEVAIRTGLSQSGLLHHFPNKSALLSAVLEQREKEDTEFLFGDGDAPMGWVAFDSLVALVARNSTRPEWIGLFVRISAEATEPAHPAHEWMLNHYLSIRSWLGQAIEHGQKTGEILPDAPSEAIVRNTIAVLDGLQQQWVAEPHSMSMVAELRVYLHGLRATWGTPQR; this is encoded by the coding sequence ATGTCATACCCCCCCGGATACCGCATCGAGCGCGAACGTAGCCGAGTCGGCAAGGCCGGCGACGCAGCCCGGGCCAAAGCCATCCAAGCAGCCATCGAACTGTTCTCCACCAGTGGATACAACAAAACGTCCATCGCAGAGGTCGCAATCCGCACCGGCCTATCCCAGTCCGGACTTCTGCACCACTTCCCGAACAAGTCAGCGCTTTTGTCCGCCGTCCTGGAACAGCGCGAGAAGGAAGACACCGAGTTCCTCTTTGGCGACGGGGATGCACCCATGGGCTGGGTGGCCTTCGACTCCCTCGTCGCGCTCGTGGCAAGGAACTCCACCCGCCCGGAATGGATCGGGCTGTTCGTACGCATCTCCGCCGAAGCCACTGAACCCGCCCATCCCGCCCACGAGTGGATGCTGAACCACTACCTCAGCATCCGATCCTGGCTCGGCCAGGCGATCGAACACGGGCAAAAGACAGGCGAAATCCTCCCCGACGCGCCCAGCGAAGCGATCGTTCGGAACACCATCGCCGTGCTCGACGGCCTCCAGCAACAATGGGTCGCCGAACCACACAGCATGTCCATGGTCGCCGAACTCCGCGTATACCTCCACGGGCTCCGAGCCACCTGGGGAACTCCCCAGCGCTGA
- a CDS encoding putative Pyridoxamine 5'-phosphate oxidase (identified by match to protein family HMM PF01243): MRALTPEVLEFVSQPNPAVMATVAPDGRPVTVQIIYLVEDAGHILLSIAAGNSRGGRLGHLSTDGRTSITVLGREDWTKAVTIQGTAVEFFEDQNLAVIDAMTSHYFGGQYAKRAPRTTVRVRIEDWTAEIDNSDTFRANPRPEDQTVA; encoded by the coding sequence ATGCGTGCACTGACCCCCGAGGTCCTCGAATTCGTATCCCAGCCCAACCCTGCCGTCATGGCAACCGTCGCCCCCGACGGCCGCCCGGTGACAGTCCAGATCATCTACCTCGTTGAGGACGCCGGGCACATCCTGTTGAGTATTGCCGCCGGCAACTCTCGAGGCGGCCGTCTTGGACACCTCAGCACCGACGGGCGCACCTCGATCACTGTCCTCGGCCGTGAGGACTGGACCAAGGCGGTCACGATCCAAGGGACCGCAGTGGAGTTCTTCGAAGACCAGAACCTGGCTGTAATCGATGCCATGACCAGCCACTACTTTGGTGGCCAGTACGCGAAGCGGGCCCCAAGGACGACCGTCAGAGTCCGGATCGAAGACTGGACCGCGGAAATAGACAACAGCGACACCTTCCGCGCCAACCCCCGCCCCGAAGACCAGACCGTCGCGTGA
- a CDS encoding hypothetical protein (identified by Glimmer2; putative), which yields MESSRSKQSANNISDLIATTPEKSPGMVEVTVHEYLEVDAILDNAVAVVQEAAIRHQTGIMITRTGPGQYIVRGHSEVPFGLIRQQHR from the coding sequence GTGGAATCGAGCAGGTCAAAGCAATCAGCGAATAATATCTCTGATCTCATCGCCACGACCCCTGAGAAATCACCAGGCATGGTTGAGGTCACTGTGCATGAATATTTAGAGGTGGACGCAATACTCGACAACGCGGTGGCAGTAGTCCAGGAGGCGGCCATCCGCCACCAGACGGGCATCATGATTACCAGGACCGGCCCAGGGCAGTACATAGTCCGCGGGCACTCCGAGGTACCCTTCGGACTCATCCGGCAACAACACCGGTAG
- a CDS encoding putative integral membrane protein (identified by match to protein family HMM PF02656), whose translation MTNDTQPPESGWRGTLSARILCSGSEPDPRFTLANERTFLAWIRTSLAMLAGGVAVEAFMDDFFGPELRKSVSVLLLALALLIGGGSFFRWVNVERAMRSKTPLPLPWIAPLLAIAAALVAVIMVAFVLARPN comes from the coding sequence TTGACTAACGACACACAGCCCCCGGAAAGCGGCTGGCGGGGCACTCTTTCTGCCCGGATTCTGTGCAGCGGCAGTGAACCGGATCCCCGGTTCACGCTGGCCAACGAGCGCACGTTCCTGGCTTGGATCCGCACCTCGTTGGCAATGCTCGCCGGCGGCGTCGCCGTCGAGGCGTTCATGGACGATTTCTTCGGCCCGGAACTGCGCAAGAGCGTCTCCGTGCTGTTGCTCGCCTTGGCGCTTCTTATCGGCGGCGGCTCGTTCTTCCGCTGGGTCAACGTCGAGCGGGCAATGCGGTCCAAGACCCCGCTGCCCCTGCCTTGGATCGCTCCGCTCTTAGCAATCGCCGCGGCTCTCGTCGCTGTCATCATGGTCGCCTTCGTTCTCGCCCGGCCGAATTAA
- a CDS encoding putative integral membrane protein, producing MSALRHGPSHGDTGLQPERTDLAWGRTTLSMVVAAAVFLRWLPHHGWFVGTLVGTAILTATAINFTRKIRFHRAVHGINQEHMPPDVASTAAVAASVVILSLLGIHTVLFLPLNP from the coding sequence ATGTCAGCACTACGGCACGGTCCCAGTCACGGGGACACCGGGCTGCAGCCCGAGCGCACCGACCTCGCGTGGGGGCGCACCACCCTCTCCATGGTCGTCGCCGCGGCCGTCTTTCTGCGCTGGCTACCCCACCATGGCTGGTTCGTCGGAACCCTCGTTGGGACCGCCATCCTCACCGCAACCGCCATCAACTTCACCCGTAAAATCCGCTTTCACCGCGCCGTCCACGGCATTAACCAGGAACACATGCCGCCGGACGTCGCCTCCACCGCGGCCGTCGCCGCCAGCGTGGTCATACTGTCCCTCCTCGGGATCCACACAGTCCTCTTCCTACCCTTAAATCCCTGA
- a CDS encoding copper-translocating P-type ATPase (identified by match to protein family HMM PF00122; match to protein family HMM PF00403; match to protein family HMM PF00702; match to protein family HMM TIGR01494; match to protein family HMM TIGR01511; match to protein family HMM TIGR01525), which translates to MSETASKQAQGIDIELEIGGMTCASCANRIERKLNKLNGVIASVNYATEKARITAPAGYDPQALVAEVEKTGYTAALPAAKYDQQQGEPTDWPDSELLSLKHRLIGSAVLSIPIVAMAMIPALQFNYWQWLSLAMAAPVILWAGWPFHKAAYTNLRHGTATMDTLISIGTTAAFLWSLYALFFGTAGTPGMTHPFELTVAPTDGAGNIYLEVAAGVILFILAGRYFEKRSKRQAGAALRALLELGAKDVAVLRDGTEVRIPTDQLSVGDEFIVRPGEKIATDGVVASGRSAVDESMLTGESVPVEVGAGDTVTGATVNSGGRLVIRATRVGSDTQLAQMAQLVENAQSGKAEVQRLADRISGVFVPIVIAIATGTLAAWLGAGFPITAAFTAAVAVLIIACPCALGLATPSALLVGTGRGAQLGILIKGPEVLESTRKVDTILLDKTGTVTTGKMTLQGVHTAPGTDTDELLRVAGALEDASEHPIAQAIARGATQRVGDLPIPESFKNIEGRGVQGVVEGHLVIVGRESMLEDWSLTMPVDLARAKAQAESARETAVIVAWDGEVRGVLTVADAIKDTSAEAITQFRALGLTPVLLTGDNRVVAEQVAAQVGIDKVIAEVMPQDKLRVVKDLQKQGKVVAMVGDGVNDAAALAQADLGLAMGTGTDVAIEAADLTLVRGDLRAAADAIRLSRKTLGTIKTNLFWAFAYNVAAIPLAALGLLNPMLAGAAMAFSSVFVVTNSLRLRSFKSQAGNPSPAAVRSRARQPIDA; encoded by the coding sequence ATGTCTGAAACCGCCTCGAAGCAGGCGCAGGGCATCGACATCGAACTTGAGATCGGCGGGATGACCTGCGCGTCCTGCGCCAACCGGATTGAGCGCAAGCTCAACAAGCTCAATGGTGTCATCGCCTCGGTGAACTACGCCACCGAGAAGGCGCGCATCACCGCCCCCGCCGGCTATGATCCCCAGGCGCTGGTCGCCGAGGTGGAGAAGACCGGATACACCGCGGCCCTACCCGCCGCGAAGTACGACCAGCAGCAGGGGGAGCCCACCGACTGGCCTGACAGCGAACTGCTGTCCCTCAAGCACCGGTTGATCGGCAGCGCCGTGCTCTCTATCCCGATCGTCGCGATGGCGATGATCCCTGCCCTACAGTTCAACTACTGGCAGTGGCTGTCCCTGGCGATGGCCGCACCGGTGATCCTCTGGGCAGGCTGGCCGTTCCACAAGGCCGCCTACACCAACCTGCGCCACGGCACGGCGACCATGGACACCCTGATTTCCATCGGCACCACCGCGGCGTTCCTGTGGTCGCTCTATGCGCTGTTCTTCGGCACCGCCGGGACTCCGGGCATGACGCACCCCTTCGAACTGACCGTGGCCCCCACGGACGGGGCGGGAAACATCTACCTGGAGGTCGCCGCCGGGGTGATCCTGTTCATCCTCGCCGGACGCTACTTCGAAAAGCGCTCCAAGCGCCAGGCAGGGGCAGCCCTGCGCGCCCTGCTGGAACTGGGCGCCAAGGACGTCGCCGTACTGCGCGACGGCACCGAAGTTCGCATCCCCACCGACCAGCTCTCGGTCGGCGATGAGTTCATCGTCCGCCCCGGCGAGAAGATCGCCACCGACGGGGTCGTGGCCAGCGGACGCAGCGCCGTGGATGAATCGATGCTCACCGGTGAATCCGTGCCGGTCGAAGTCGGCGCAGGGGACACGGTCACAGGCGCCACCGTCAACTCCGGTGGCCGCCTGGTCATCCGAGCCACCCGGGTCGGATCCGACACCCAGCTGGCGCAAATGGCCCAGCTCGTTGAAAACGCCCAGTCCGGCAAGGCCGAAGTCCAGCGGCTGGCCGACCGGATCTCCGGAGTGTTCGTACCCATCGTGATCGCCATCGCAACCGGCACCCTCGCAGCCTGGCTCGGCGCCGGGTTCCCCATCACAGCGGCATTCACCGCCGCCGTGGCCGTCCTGATCATTGCTTGCCCGTGCGCCCTGGGCCTGGCCACCCCCTCCGCACTGCTGGTGGGCACCGGTCGTGGCGCCCAGCTGGGGATCCTGATCAAGGGACCCGAAGTCCTTGAATCCACCCGCAAAGTCGATACCATCCTGCTGGACAAGACCGGAACCGTGACCACCGGCAAGATGACCCTGCAAGGCGTGCACACCGCACCCGGCACCGACACGGACGAACTGCTCCGCGTCGCCGGAGCACTGGAGGACGCTTCCGAGCACCCCATCGCCCAGGCCATCGCCCGCGGCGCCACCCAACGCGTCGGGGACCTGCCCATCCCGGAGTCCTTCAAGAACATCGAAGGACGCGGCGTGCAGGGTGTTGTCGAGGGCCATCTGGTCATAGTTGGACGCGAATCAATGCTCGAGGACTGGTCCCTCACCATGCCCGTAGACCTGGCCCGCGCCAAAGCACAGGCCGAATCCGCCCGGGAGACCGCCGTGATCGTAGCCTGGGACGGAGAGGTCCGCGGAGTGCTCACCGTCGCTGACGCGATCAAGGACACCAGCGCCGAAGCCATCACACAGTTCCGCGCCCTGGGCCTGACGCCGGTGCTGCTCACTGGTGACAATCGGGTCGTCGCCGAACAGGTCGCCGCCCAAGTAGGGATCGACAAAGTCATCGCCGAAGTCATGCCCCAAGACAAGCTCCGTGTTGTCAAGGACCTGCAGAAGCAAGGCAAAGTCGTGGCAATGGTCGGGGACGGTGTCAACGATGCCGCAGCCCTGGCCCAGGCCGACCTGGGCCTGGCCATGGGTACCGGCACCGACGTGGCCATCGAGGCTGCAGACCTCACCCTGGTACGTGGTGACCTGCGCGCCGCCGCCGACGCGATCCGGCTCTCCCGCAAAACCCTCGGCACGATCAAGACCAACCTGTTCTGGGCTTTTGCCTACAACGTGGCTGCGATCCCCCTGGCCGCTCTCGGGCTGCTCAACCCGATGCTCGCCGGCGCGGCGATGGCGTTCTCCAGCGTCTTCGTCGTCACCAACAGCCTCCGTCTGCGCTCCTTCAAAAGCCAGGCAGGAAACCCGTCACCGGCCGCCGTGCGCTCCCGCGCACGCCAGCCGATCGACGCCTAA
- a CDS encoding transcriptional regulator, GntR family (identified by match to protein family HMM PF00392; match to protein family HMM PF07729) has protein sequence MSSPIAPITRDRVSRLVYDDLKTRIIAGEFVVNQRLPSEGTLARNFGVSRSSVRSALQRLQVLGLVDIRIGEGSFVRERTFSNLMSEVSALVAEDSMIPYVRELRGTIENAATRLALSRASDQELADFIKTALELIETARRGDEAEYIEADYLFHLALCSLSHNPLFELVYASIRDLFRLDIARNLEGSKALYPDSFVAGAERHLALAQALASRDSERARRLTEDIVNLRVNEEQPSG, from the coding sequence ATGTCCAGCCCAATCGCACCGATCACTCGAGACCGAGTCAGCCGGCTCGTCTACGACGACCTCAAGACGCGCATTATTGCCGGGGAATTCGTCGTGAATCAGCGCTTGCCGTCCGAGGGTACTTTGGCGCGCAACTTTGGTGTGAGCCGGTCATCCGTACGGTCGGCGCTGCAGCGACTGCAGGTATTAGGACTGGTGGATATCCGGATCGGCGAAGGGTCGTTCGTACGAGAGCGCACCTTCAGCAATCTCATGAGCGAGGTGAGTGCTCTCGTGGCTGAGGACTCGATGATCCCCTACGTGCGCGAGTTGCGCGGGACGATCGAAAATGCGGCAACGCGGCTTGCGCTCAGCCGTGCGAGTGACCAGGAACTTGCCGACTTCATCAAGACAGCACTGGAGTTGATCGAGACCGCTCGTCGCGGCGACGAAGCCGAGTACATCGAGGCAGATTATCTATTTCACCTCGCTCTCTGCTCGCTTAGCCACAATCCTTTATTCGAGCTTGTTTATGCCAGCATCCGGGACTTGTTTCGGCTTGACATTGCAAGAAACCTGGAGGGTTCCAAGGCGCTATATCCCGATTCGTTCGTCGCCGGCGCAGAGCGACACCTCGCACTGGCGCAGGCGTTGGCATCTCGGGACAGTGAACGGGCTAGGCGTCTCACCGAGGACATTGTGAATTTGCGGGTCAATGAGGAACAGCCCTCCGGGTGA
- a CDS encoding putative Ketopantoate reductase protein (identified by match to protein family HMM PF00070; match to protein family HMM PF02558; match to protein family HMM PF03807): MKYLIIGGGAIGSVLSAYMTKAGKDVTLITRGPHLEAIREQGGLELYYAPDDERFLVPVRAVTGEEYHEQPDVVILAVKAYAIESIYPLLNRVCTASTVVLPVLNALDIGAHIERGLEAKPILAQGEAYVACELVAPGKCKHKLDFFRIVFGPRADQPVFGFAALIKEDLIESGCTAEINEDMLQAALMKFCRVSAISGAMVYYNAQLGEIKKDPEKTEFMIGLCKELIALGETSGHPFPPEFDAVEDLRYIVAAAPDDYRTSLMYDYLADRPVEWRTMFQDPYLMGRRFGLEMPSYGKVCEVFDLEGSVLA, encoded by the coding sequence ATGAAATACCTGATTATCGGTGGCGGAGCCATCGGCTCTGTGCTTTCTGCATACATGACCAAGGCGGGCAAAGACGTCACGCTCATCACTAGGGGGCCTCACCTTGAGGCGATCCGCGAACAGGGCGGGCTGGAGCTCTACTATGCGCCGGACGACGAGCGGTTCCTCGTGCCGGTGAGAGCCGTAACGGGGGAGGAGTATCACGAGCAGCCGGATGTTGTGATCCTTGCGGTGAAGGCATATGCGATTGAATCAATTTATCCGCTCCTGAACCGTGTCTGCACAGCATCCACAGTGGTGCTTCCGGTCCTTAACGCCCTTGATATCGGCGCGCACATTGAACGCGGGCTGGAGGCGAAGCCGATCCTCGCGCAGGGCGAAGCATATGTCGCGTGCGAACTGGTCGCTCCTGGAAAGTGCAAGCACAAACTCGACTTCTTCCGAATCGTATTCGGTCCACGCGCTGACCAGCCTGTTTTCGGATTCGCTGCATTGATCAAGGAGGATCTGATCGAAAGCGGGTGCACCGCCGAGATCAATGAAGACATGCTCCAGGCGGCGCTCATGAAGTTCTGCCGCGTCTCCGCGATCTCCGGCGCGATGGTCTACTACAACGCCCAACTTGGTGAGATCAAGAAGGACCCTGAGAAGACTGAGTTCATGATCGGTCTATGCAAGGAACTCATTGCTCTCGGTGAAACCTCGGGGCACCCTTTCCCACCGGAGTTCGACGCCGTCGAAGACCTTCGTTACATTGTGGCGGCGGCACCCGACGACTACCGCACGTCGCTCATGTACGACTATCTGGCTGACCGGCCCGTCGAATGGCGCACGATGTTTCAGGACCCGTATCTCATGGGGCGCCGGTTCGGGCTGGAGATGCCGAGTTATGGCAAGGTGTGTGAAGTCTTCGACCTCGAAGGGTCGGTCCTCGCGTGA
- a CDS encoding hypothetical protein (identified by Glimmer2; putative), with product MFGHAGGSGVAITLLDVLQNGRWPVDVDLGFMPNLPGHGVFEAPASPVRGKRSLSGQPKRRYRRH from the coding sequence GTGTTCGGTCATGCAGGTGGCAGCGGCGTCGCCATCACCCTTTTGGATGTGCTCCAAAATGGCCGATGGCCGGTCGACGTCGACCTCGGTTTCATGCCTAACCTTCCCGGGCATGGTGTCTTCGAAGCCCCGGCCTCCCCGGTACGGGGCAAGAGGTCACTCTCAGGCCAACCGAAACGCCGATACCGCCGCCATTGA